TAATTGGGATAAAAATAAAGCTTATTATCGATAAATTTTTTGTAAAAAATTTCTTCATTAAATTTTTACTTTTAAAATTTGCACCCAATCAATTAAATGAGGATTTGCCAAAAGTGAAATCTTTGCCGTTTTTCTTGATCGAGATATGTCATCTATAGATTGGACAATCCCAATAGGAATATTTGGAGGTAATAAAGAACTAGCAGGAGAAGATGATACAAAATCTCCTATTTGAATATCAGCATCTTTCGAATACAGTATAAGGCTAGGATGATCATCTCCTGAACCAACTAGTAGCCCATTAATTTGACTTCTATCTATCCATACACCTAATTTACTTTCTGGAGAAGTTAATAATGTTACCGAAGAAGTAAAAAAAGACGTATTATTTACTCTTCCTAATAATCCACCTGGGCCAGTAACAGTACTACCAATTTCCACTCCATCTTTTGAACCTTTGTTTAAAATTATTTGTCTCCACCAACCTCCTGTTTTTCTGGAAATCACTGCTGCTGAAATATTGTCTTTATTGGATGATTGTTGAAGAGATAAAATTTCCCGCAATCTTATATTATCCTTTTTAAAAAGATTCAATTTTATTGTAGATTCTTGATCAATGCTCTTTAGAATTATTTCTTTTTGAAATTGACCAGGCCAAAAAGGCTTGGAAATAAAGTAAAAAAAATCTTTATATAAAGATCCTTTGGAAATCCTTACGAAAGCTAAAAATAAAAAAATTCCAAAGAATATCCAAATTTTCTTTTTATGCCACCAACGACTAGAAGAAATTCGTCGGATATCTAACATAATTATTAATCTCTTATCGCGTTCCTTATAAAGTCTGGAGTATCAACAACTCTTTTAAGTTTTTTAAAATCATCTAAAACCTCCCCACATCCATTAACTACACAAAGCAATGGATTTTCTGCTACATGAGTAAAAATTCCCGTTTCATCGCTCAATAAATCATTAATGCCTCTAACTAAAGCTCCACCTCCAGCAAGCATAATCCCCCTATCAACAATATCTGCAGCAAGTTCAGGAGGAGTTCGCTCTAAAGTTCTTTTTACAGCTTCAATTATTTTGCTTAGAGTTTCAGCCATAGCTTCTCTAATTTCTCCTGAGGTCAACGTTACTGACCTAGGTAGACCAGATAAAAGATGTAAACCCCTCACCTCTAAAGTAGTTTTATCAAATTCATCATCAGGAAATGCAGAACCAATCTTTATCTTAATATCTTCTGCAGTTCTCTCTCCAACAACTAAATTATGAACTTTTTTAAGATATAAGGCAATTGATTCATTTATTTCATCACCAGCTATTCGAACAGATTCACTTAAAACAGTTCCACCCAAGCTTAATACTGCTACCTCGGTAGTACCACCACCAATATCAACAATCATAGTTC
The genomic region above belongs to Prochlorococcus marinus XMU1405 and contains:
- the mreC gene encoding rod shape-determining protein MreC, producing MLDIRRISSSRWWHKKKIWIFFGIFLFLAFVRISKGSLYKDFFYFISKPFWPGQFQKEIILKSIDQESTIKLNLFKKDNIRLREILSLQQSSNKDNISAAVISRKTGGWWRQIILNKGSKDGVEIGSTVTGPGGLLGRVNNTSFFTSSVTLLTSPESKLGVWIDRSQINGLLVGSGDDHPSLILYSKDADIQIGDFVSSSPASSLLPPNIPIGIVQSIDDISRSRKTAKISLLANPHLIDWVQILKVKI
- a CDS encoding rod shape-determining protein, which codes for MIFNRFKFSRDIGIDLGTANTLIHVSGKGVVLQEPSVVAMDLEEGIPLAVGKEAKLMLGRTPGNIRAVRPLRDGVIADFDAAEQMIKTFIQKCNEGKGIVAPRIVIGIPSGVTSVERRAVREAGLAGAREVHLIDEPVAAAIGASLPVTEPIGTMIVDIGGGTTEVAVLSLGGTVLSESVRIAGDEINESIALYLKKVHNLVVGERTAEDIKIKIGSAFPDDEFDKTTLEVRGLHLLSGLPRSVTLTSGEIREAMAETLSKIIEAVKRTLERTPPELAADIVDRGIMLAGGGALVRGINDLLSDETGIFTHVAENPLLCVVNGCGEVLDDFKKLKRVVDTPDFIRNAIRD